From a region of the Thermus caldilimi genome:
- a CDS encoding tetratricopeptide repeat protein gives MVQVARIRWLVQMGVALSILGAQAASAITWQEGWNLVVRVERGDQEAAKYLIDAYNQGDPDAGTAIGVLYLNGVAYPRDLGRAKSYFDWARSRGSGWASAMLVVLHGNGYGVPADDKLALTFADEAAQRGYPGGRTLQARGTLLGLRGRPSQEQLAASAAAIQAGAAQGEPISLSALARLYFTGFPPGNIPKDWAKARALWEEAMGKGYLLAGNFLIAMYYYGYGGPADQAKAIALAKRLAGLDLFGEAFLATAYYFGVAGEPQDPKKACPLAQKTREYVQGMAIYALCLLEGHLPGGRAQGYAWLLKAAAGGNDLAKSLAPEWEKRLTKEEVDEAKRLLPNLK, from the coding sequence ATGGTTCAAGTGGCGCGCATCCGTTGGCTGGTCCAGATGGGCGTTGCCCTGAGCATCCTTGGGGCGCAGGCAGCCTCGGCCATCACCTGGCAGGAGGGCTGGAACCTGGTGGTGCGAGTGGAGCGGGGGGACCAGGAGGCGGCCAAGTACCTGATCGACGCCTACAACCAGGGGGACCCCGACGCGGGCACGGCCATCGGGGTCCTCTACCTGAACGGCGTGGCCTACCCCAGGGACCTGGGAAGGGCCAAGAGCTACTTTGACTGGGCCCGTTCGCGGGGAAGCGGCTGGGCCAGCGCCATGCTGGTGGTGCTCCACGGGAACGGGTATGGCGTTCCGGCGGACGATAAGCTAGCCTTGACCTTCGCGGACGAGGCTGCGCAGAGGGGGTACCCCGGGGGCAGAACCCTCCAAGCCCGGGGAACGTTGCTCGGCTTGAGGGGGCGTCCTTCACAGGAGCAGCTGGCGGCGAGCGCAGCCGCCATCCAGGCGGGTGCGGCCCAGGGGGAGCCCATCAGCCTCTCCGCCCTGGCCCGGCTCTACTTCACCGGCTTCCCCCCCGGCAACATCCCCAAGGACTGGGCCAAGGCCCGGGCGCTTTGGGAAGAGGCCATGGGCAAGGGCTACCTGCTCGCGGGGAACTTCCTCATTGCCATGTACTACTACGGCTACGGCGGGCCTGCCGACCAGGCCAAAGCCATCGCCTTAGCAAAGCGGCTGGCGGGGCTGGACCTCTTCGGGGAAGCCTTTCTCGCCACCGCCTACTACTTCGGGGTGGCCGGGGAGCCTCAGGACCCGAAGAAGGCATGCCCCTTGGCCCAGAAGACCCGTGAGTACGTTCAGGGTATGGCCATCTACGCCCTCTGCCTCCTCGAGGGGCACCTGCCGGGCGGCCGGGCCCAGGGCTACGCCTGGCTCCTGAAGGCCGCCGCTGGTGGGAACGACCTGGCCAAGTCCCTGGCCCCGGAGTGGGAGAAGCGGCTGACCAAGGAAGAGGTCGATGAGGCCAAGCGCCTCCTCCCTAACCTCAAGTAG